Proteins from a genomic interval of Papaver somniferum cultivar HN1 chromosome 4, ASM357369v1, whole genome shotgun sequence:
- the LOC113274713 gene encoding cytochrome P450 87A3-like — protein sequence MISMLNTWSIVPFVISLVTISFIHYVYRWRNPECNGEKLPPGSMGLPLIGETIQFFIPNNSLDMPMFFKKRLARYGSVFKTSLVFHKVVVSLDPDFNHFIFQQERKTVQLWYMDSFWDIFGKSIESSADLTILKYFRNCLLNQFGTETIKEKLLPKIEVTANRYLRSWSTQSSFEVKASITRMVFDLTAKHLFNYDPMDMNVGNVFADFFDSIMTVPINVPGTTYHKCMKNKKKAIQLMKDILRERRNSTEKKGDFLDQIIEDMKTMEFLTEDFVVYFIFGMFLASFSTISTNLTLAFELLTDHPAVVNQLLEEQDNLAKSTKNPDSPLTWDKYKSKTFMSQVVDETLRMSNIFPGILKKVIKDIHVNGYTIPEGWTIMLVPSAVHMSPEKFPDPRIFNPWRWNNIGGRNAPSRDYIPFGGGLRHCVGAEFSKAVMAIFMRVLITKFSWTKLKGGHAYRNPALSFGSGFHVKISEKDQIKN from the exons ATGATATCGATGCTCAACACTTGGTCTATTGTTCCATTTGTCATAAGTTTGGTAACGATTAGCTTCATTCATTATGTTTATAGATGGAGAAACCCAGAGTGTAATGGAGAAAAACTCCCACCTGGTTCCATGGGATTACCTTTGATCGGAGAAACCATTCAGTTCTTCATCCCCAACAACTCATTAGACATGCCCATGTTTTTCAAAAAGAGATTAGCCAG ATACGGATCAGTGTTTAAGACGAGTTTAGTGTTTCATAAGGTGGTAGTATCACTAGACCCAGATTTTAATCATTTCATATTCCAACAAGAACGAAAGACAGTACAGCTATGGTACATGGACTCATTCTGGGATATATTTGGAAAATCTATCGAATCTTCAGCTGATCTTACCATTCTCAAATACTTCAGAAACTGTCTCCTAAATCAATTTGGCACTGAAACCATCAAGGAGAAGCTTCTTCCTAAAATTGAAGTCACGGCTAATCGATATTTACGATCTTGGTCTACTCAGTCTTCTTTCGAAGTTAAAGCATCAATCACAAGA ATGGTGTTCGATCTTACAGCGAAACACTTATTCAATTATGATCCGATGGACATGAATGTCGGTAACGTGTTTGCTGACTTCTTTGATAGTATAATGACGGTTCCTATAAACGTTCCCGGAACTACATATCACAAGTGTATGAAG AACAAAAAGAAGGCCATCCAACTGATGAAGGATATATTGCGCGAGAGACGTAATTCAACTGAAAAGAAAGGCGATTTTCTTGATCAAATCATAGAAGATATGAAAACAATGGAATTTTTGACCGAAGATTTTGTTGTTTACTTCATATTTGGGATGTTCCTTGCCAGTTTTTCCACCATTTCTACAAATCTCACGTTAGCATTTGAACTGTTAACAGACCACCCTGCTGTGGTTAATCAATTACTG GAGGAGCAAGACAATTTGGCTAAAAGCACGAAGAATCCGGATTCTCCGCTTACATGGGATAAATATAAATCAAAGACTTTCATGTCTCAG GTTGTTGATGAAACGCTAAGGATGTCTAATATTTTTCCCGGGATATTGAAAAAGGTTATCAAAGATATTCACGTAAATG GTTATACTATTCCAGAAGGATGGACGATTATGCTTGTTCCTTCTGCTGTTCATATGAGTCCTGAAAAGTTTCCTGATCCACGTATCTTCAATCCTTGGAGATGGAAT AACATTGGTGGTAGAAATGCACCATCGAGAGATTATATTCCCTTTGGTGGAGGGTTGAGACATTGTGTAGGGGCAGAATTTAGCAAGGCAGTAATGGCTATATTCATGCGTGTTTTGATCACTAAGTTCAG TTGGACAAAATTAAAAGGAGGACATGCTTACCGTAACCCTGCTTTATCGTTCGGAAGCGGTTTCCATGTTAAGATCTCTGAAAAGGATCAGATCAAGAACTAA
- the LOC113273514 gene encoding 60S ribosomal protein L23A-like: MNYFKFLLLVLVVTVTKKADPKVLANKASKAVKAGASTIKKKAKNICTSVIFHRPKTLQKARNPKYQYISALPRNKLDHYQILKYPLTTESAMKKIEDNKKKKTRMLSRRCTTSRQIK, from the exons ATGAACTATTTTAAGTTTCTACTACTGGTGCTAGTGGTGACAG TTACTAAGAAGGCTGACCCCAAGGTGCTGGCTAACAAAGCTTCCAAGGCTGTCAAAGCTGGAGCATCAACCATTAAGAAGAAGGCTAAGAATATCTGCACATCAGTCATATTTCACAGGCCAAAGACATTGCAGAAGGCAAGGAATCCCAAGTACCAATATATTAGTGCACTACCAAGGAACAAGCTGGACCATTACCAGATCCTGAAATACCCACTCACCACCGAGTCCGcaatgaagaagattgaagacaacaagaagaagaaaacaaggatgctttcaagaagatgtacaacatccagacagataaagtga
- the LOC113273515 gene encoding short-chain dehydrogenase TIC 32, chloroplastic-like isoform X2, with amino-acid sequence MRWDLTVHLFTSLLSIYQASNFFLERLKKDKVRKKDTRGMGLFSSRKAHSGFSGSNTAEEVTRGIDATALTAIITGASSGIGSETERILALRGVHVVIAVRNMSKGQAVKEAIMKENSNAKVDVMEINLSSMASVRKFASEFKSLNLPLNILINNAGVATYFKLSQDNIEMMFATNHLETMKSTADQSNIEGRIINVSSNAHKYSYNGGILFDNISDESRFNIMWAYAQSKLANVLHANELARRLKEEGVLITSNSLTPGAVETNIFRDTILSGIATSLGKYFLKTVQQGASTTCYVALHPNVKGVNGEYFRNNNISESNSKAQDTELSKKLWDFSIKLCENNGNA; translated from the exons ATGCGATGGGATCTAACAGTTCATTTATTTACAAGTCTCTTATCCATCTACCaagcaagtaatttttttttagaaagacTAAAAAAGGACAAAGTTAGAAAGAAAGACACCAGGGGCATGGGGTTGTTTAGCAGCAGAAAAGCTCATTCTGGTTTCTCCGGTTCGAACACAGCTGAAGAAGTAACTCGTGGAATCGATGCAACCGCTCTTACCGCCATTATCACCG GTGCATCAAGTGGTATTGGTTCTGAGACTGAACGTATTCTTGCATTACGTGGAGTTCATGTTGTAATCGCAGTTAGGAATATGAGTAAGGGCCAAGCTGTCAAAGAAGCAATAATGAAAGAAAACTCTAATGCCAAAGTTGATGTCATGGAGATAAATCTTAGCTCCATGGCTTCGGTTAGAAAATTTGCCTCCGAgttcaagtctttgaatcttccCCTAAACATTCTCAT TAATAATGCAGGTGTTGCAACCTATTTTAAGCTGTCCCAAGACAATATTGAAATGATGTTTGCAACAAATCATCTAG AAACCATGAAAAGTACGGCAGATCAAAGTAACATAGAAGGAAGAATCATCAATGTTTCATCTAACGCTCACAAGTATTCGTACAATGGGGGGATTCTGTTCGATAATATCAGCGATGAATCAAG GTTCAATATCATGTGGGCATACGCACAATCGAAACTTGCAAATGTATTGCATGCTAATGAGCTCGCAAGACGCCTCAAG GAAGAAGGGGTGCTAATAACATCAAATTCACTTACTCCTGGAGCTGTTGAGACCAATATTTTCCGGGATACCATTTTAAGTG GTATTGCTacatctcttggaaaatatttcTTGAAAACTGTGCAGCAG GGGGCATCCACAACTTGTTATGTTGCTCTACACCCGAATGTCAAAGGCGTAAATGGTGAGTATTTTAGGAACAACAATATTTCAGAATCGAACTCTAAAGCTCAAGATACAGAATTATCCAAGAAACTATGGGATTTCAGCATTAAGTTATGCGAAAATAATGGCAATGCTTAA
- the LOC113273515 gene encoding short-chain dehydrogenase TIC 32, chloroplastic-like isoform X1: MRWDLTVHLFTSLLSIYQASNFFLERLKKDKVRKKDTRGMGLFSSRKAHSGFSGSNTAEEVTRGIDATALTAIITGASSGIGSETERILALRGVHVVIAVRNMSKGQAVKEAIMKENSNAKVDVMEINLSSMASVRKFASEFKSLNLPLNILINNAGVATYFKLSQDNIEMMFATNHLGHFLLTNLLLETMKSTADQSNIEGRIINVSSNAHKYSYNGGILFDNISDESRFNIMWAYAQSKLANVLHANELARRLKEEGVLITSNSLTPGAVETNIFRDTILSGIATSLGKYFLKTVQQGASTTCYVALHPNVKGVNGEYFRNNNISESNSKAQDTELSKKLWDFSIKLCENNGNA; encoded by the exons ATGCGATGGGATCTAACAGTTCATTTATTTACAAGTCTCTTATCCATCTACCaagcaagtaatttttttttagaaagacTAAAAAAGGACAAAGTTAGAAAGAAAGACACCAGGGGCATGGGGTTGTTTAGCAGCAGAAAAGCTCATTCTGGTTTCTCCGGTTCGAACACAGCTGAAGAAGTAACTCGTGGAATCGATGCAACCGCTCTTACCGCCATTATCACCG GTGCATCAAGTGGTATTGGTTCTGAGACTGAACGTATTCTTGCATTACGTGGAGTTCATGTTGTAATCGCAGTTAGGAATATGAGTAAGGGCCAAGCTGTCAAAGAAGCAATAATGAAAGAAAACTCTAATGCCAAAGTTGATGTCATGGAGATAAATCTTAGCTCCATGGCTTCGGTTAGAAAATTTGCCTCCGAgttcaagtctttgaatcttccCCTAAACATTCTCAT TAATAATGCAGGTGTTGCAACCTATTTTAAGCTGTCCCAAGACAATATTGAAATGATGTTTGCAACAAATCATCTAG GTCATTTTCTATTGACAAATCTTCTGTTAGAAACCATGAAAAGTACGGCAGATCAAAGTAACATAGAAGGAAGAATCATCAATGTTTCATCTAACGCTCACAAGTATTCGTACAATGGGGGGATTCTGTTCGATAATATCAGCGATGAATCAAG GTTCAATATCATGTGGGCATACGCACAATCGAAACTTGCAAATGTATTGCATGCTAATGAGCTCGCAAGACGCCTCAAG GAAGAAGGGGTGCTAATAACATCAAATTCACTTACTCCTGGAGCTGTTGAGACCAATATTTTCCGGGATACCATTTTAAGTG GTATTGCTacatctcttggaaaatatttcTTGAAAACTGTGCAGCAG GGGGCATCCACAACTTGTTATGTTGCTCTACACCCGAATGTCAAAGGCGTAAATGGTGAGTATTTTAGGAACAACAATATTTCAGAATCGAACTCTAAAGCTCAAGATACAGAATTATCCAAGAAACTATGGGATTTCAGCATTAAGTTATGCGAAAATAATGGCAATGCTTAA